Proteins co-encoded in one Tachysurus fulvidraco isolate hzauxx_2018 chromosome 17, HZAU_PFXX_2.0, whole genome shotgun sequence genomic window:
- the mical2b gene encoding F-actin-monooxygenase mical2b isoform X5, producing MERTKQADSQKECDRGRRTERYTGLQRRCPQQQPHTKLAPVSTKRNRERRRRETMGEVEDERCSQASQLFENFVQASTCKGTLQAFGLLCRQLELDPTDHRGFYSNLKASVTSWKAKALWTKLDKRANHKEYKKGRACTDLRCLVIGGGPCGLRTAIELALLGAKVVVIEKRDTFSRNNVLHLWPYTIHDLRNLGAKKFYGKFCAGAIDHISIRQLQLILLKVSLIVGVEVHVNAEFVKLLEPPEKQDSVGQGWRAEMSPVSHPISDYEFDVLIGADGRRSTLHGFKRKEFRGKLAIAITANFVNRNTTAEAKVEEISGVAFIFNQKFFLELKEETGIDLENIVYYKDNTHYFVMTAKKQSLLDKGVIIHDYIETERLLHSDNVNQEALLSYAREAADFGTNYQLPSLDYAMNHYGQPDVAMFDFTCMYASENAALIREKNGHQLLVALVGDSLLEPFWPMGTGCARGFLAAFDTVWMVQGWAQGKTPLEALSERESIYRLLPQTTAENISKNFEQHTIDPATRYPNLNSTCVRPHQVKHLYINGEQNPCSLERSGPTRRSVNISRKESAVRPSRLLLWCQKQTEGYRGVHVTDLTTSWRSGLALCALIHHQRPDLIDFDSLNEADSAKNNQLAFEVAEETFSIQPLITGQEMAAEQEPDKLVMVLYLSKFYEMFCNSSISSSGAPKETSKNNEDLSSKPKNSVYTSTNLSLPRKRIPKDDKVEDDKKRRKGISYLDELSKQSTSTAVEEGEQKENKVRSMATQLQAKFEENAPSCVLRRQSESDSSSGKPVSLDMTENPRFAKPKQSSPPPASPKPKWQFPMSERCSICLLPAVSLLETPGVSDAAWKQTGTPGNPTSSSMVTSHHHHHGGSDRFSVTRISVNFSNNSRL from the exons ATGGAAAGAACGAAACAGGCGGACAGTCAGAAAGAGTGCGACAGAGGGAGACGGACAGAAAGATA CACCGGCCTGCAACGACGATGCCCGCAGCAGCAGCCGCACACTAAGCTAGCTCCCGTTTCGACCAAGAGAAACAGGGAGCGAAGGAGAAGAGAAACGATGGGGGAAGTGGAAGACGAGAGGTGCTCTCAGGCCAGCCAGCTCTTCGAGAACTTCGTCCAGGCCTCCACGTGTAAAGGAACACTCCAGGCTTTCGGCTTGCTCTGCAGGCAGCTGGAGCTCGACCCGACCGACCACCGAGGCTTCTATAGCAACCTGAAGGCATCCGTCACCTCCTGGAAGGCCAAAGCCTTGTGGACCAAGCTGGACAAACGAGCCAACCACAAGGAGTACAAGAAAGGCAGAGCATGCACAGACCTCAGG TGTCTGGTCATCGGCGGGGGCCCCTGCGGCTTGCGTACGGCCATCGAGTTGGCGCTTCTCGGAGCCAAAGTGGTGGTGATCGAGAAGAGGGACACGTTCTCCAGGAACAACGTCCTCCATCTTTGGCCTTACACCATCCACGACCTCAGAAACCTCGGCGCAAAGAAGTTCTACGGCAAGTTCTGCGCCGGAGCCATAGACCATATCA GTATTCGTCAGCTGCAGCTGATCCTTCTGAAGGTGAGTCTCATCGTCGGGGTGGAAGTTCATGTCAACGCAGAGTTTGTCAAACTCCTGGAGCCACCCGAAAAGCAGGACAGCGTTG ggcAGGGAtggagagcagaaatgtcaccCGTTAGTCATCCCATCTCTGACTACGAGTTTGACGTGCTAATAGGAGCGGACGGACGCAGAAGCACGCTACACG GTTTTAAAAGGAAGGAGTTTCGAGGCAAGCTGGCCATCGCCATCACCGCCAACTTTGTCAACCGCAACACCACAGCGGAAGCCAAAGTGGAGGAGATCAGCGGCGTGGCCTTCATCTTCAACCAGAAGTTCTTCCTTGAGCTTAAGGAGGAGACAG GGATCGATCTGGAGAATATCGTCTACTACAAGGACAACACGCACTACTTCGTCATGACGGCCAAGAAGCAGAGTTTGCTGGATAAAGGGGTCATTATTCAC GACTACATTGAGACCGAGCGACTGCTGCACAGCGACAACGTCAATCAGGAAGCTCTGCTGTCCTACGCCAGGGAGGCGGCTGACTTCGGCACCAACTACCAGCTTCCGTCTCTGGACTACGCCATGAACCACTACGGACAGCCCGACGTGGCCATGTTCGACTTCACCTGCATGTACGCGTCGGAAAACGCCGCGCTTATAAGGGAGAAGAACGGACACCAGCTGCTGGTGGCTCTGGTTGGAGACAGCCTTCTGGAG CCCTTTTGGCCCATGGGGACCGGATGTGCTCGAGGCTTCCTGGCTGCATTTGACACGGTGTGGATGGTGCAGGGTTGGGCTCAGGGAAAAACCCCTCTGGAGGCGCTATCCGAGAG GGAGAGCATCTACAGGCTTCTGCCTCAAACCACAGCCGAAAACATCAGTAAGAACTTTGAGCAGCACACCATCGACCCTGCAACCCGCTACCCCAACCTCAACTCCACCTGCGTCCGACCACACCAG GTCAAGCATCTATACATCAACGGGGAGCAGAACCCATGTTCCCTGGAGCGTAGTGGACCCACGCGCAGGTCCGTCAATATCTCCAGGAAAG aatCTGCGGTGCGGCCCAGTCGCTTGTTGCTGTGGTGTCAGAAGCAGACTGAAGGATACAGAGGAGTGCATGTTACTGACCTCACTACATCCTGGAGGAGCGGCCTCGCCCTGTGCGCCCTCATCCACCACCAGCGCCCAGACCTCAT AGATTTTGATTCTCTGAACGAGGCAGACAGCGCCAAGAACAACCAGCTCGCGTTCGAGGTGGCCGAGGAGACGTTCAGCATCCAGCCGCTCATCACAGGACAGGAAATGGCCGCCGAGCAGGAGCCCGACAAACTCGTCATGGTGCTCTACTTGTCCAAGTTCTACGAAATGTTCTGCAACTCCTCCATATCTTCCTCAG GAGCTCCCAAAGAGACCAGCAAGAACAATGAGGATCTTTCATCCAAGCCCAAGAACTCTGTTTACACCTCAACAAATCTCTCGCTGCCCCGGAAACGGATtccaaag GATGACAAGGTCGAAGACgacaagaagagaagaaaaggcaTCAGCTACCTGGACGAG CTGTCCAAACAGAGCACGTCGACTGCGGTGGAGGAGGGCGAGCAAAAGGAGAATAAAGTGCGCTCCATGGCAACTCAGCTTCAAGCCAAGTTTGAGGAGAACGCACCTAGCTGTGTCTTACGTCGACAG TCGGAGTCCGATTCGAGTTCAGGAAAGCCTGTTTCTCTGGACATGACCGAAAACCCTCGGTTCGCTAAACCCAAGCAGTCCTCACCTCCTCCTGCTTCTCCCAAACCAAAGTGGCAG TTCCCCATGTCTGAACGTTGCTCCATATGCCTGCTTCCAGCCGTCTCCTTACTTGAGACTCCTGGAGTCTCAGATGCAGCCTGGAAACAAACTGGGACACCTGGAAACCCAACAAGTTCAAGTATGGTCACttcacaccaccaccaccacggaGGATCGGACAGGTTTTCAGTCACCAGAATCTCCGTTAACTTCTCAAACAACTCAAGACTCTAA